A genome region from Brassica oleracea var. oleracea cultivar TO1000 chromosome C2, BOL, whole genome shotgun sequence includes the following:
- the LOC106322600 gene encoding uncharacterized protein LOC106322600, whose protein sequence is MGIFSRSSNSRKSKDGMKIIAAAFFGVTFGFLIGISFPSLSITKVNLPTKFLASNDLSYIEEKGSAIATPDSHKSWSSSKSNDSSSSAPIDKSQIWVPSNPRGAERLPPGIVAAESDFYLRRLWGLPHEDLTSQPRYLVTFTVGIKQKQNIDACVRKFSENFTIILFHYDGRVTEWDEFEWSKTAIHISVRKQTKWWYAKRFLHPDIVARYDYIFIWDEDLGVEHFNAEEYIKLVKKHGLEISQPGLEPNKGLTWQMTKRRGDLEVHKITEEKPGWCSDPHLPPCAAFVEIMAPVFSRDAWRCVWHMIQNDLVHGWGLDFALRRCAEPAHEKIGVVDSQWIVHQTVPSLGSQGEAVDGKAPWQGVRDRCKKEWTMFQSRMANAEKDYFKSLQVEGSSNSTATTI, encoded by the exons ATGGGAATCTTTTCACGCAG TTCGAATAGTAGGAAATCAAAAGATGGAATGAAGATCATTGCAGCAGCATTTTTCGGTGTAACTTTTGGCTTTCTCATTGGAATATCTTTTCCATCATTATCAATCACTAAG GTGAATCTCCCAACAAAATTTCTTGCTTCAAACGATCTCTCATATATAGAGGAAAAGGGTTCGGCAATTGCAACTCCAGATAGTCATAAATCTTGGTCATCTTCAAAGAGTAACGATAGCAGCTCATCTGCTCCAATCGACAAATCACAG ATATGGGTTCCTTCAAATCCTCGTGGTGCTGAAAGATTGCCACCTGGTATTGTTGCTGCTGAATCAGACTTCTATTTGCGCAGATTATGGGGCTTACCTCATGAG GATTTGACCAGCCAACCAAGATACCTCGTGACGTTTACTGTTGGTATTAAACAGAAACAAAATATCGATGCTTGTGTCAGAAAG TTTTCAGAGAACTTCACTATTATCCTGTTTCATTATGACGGCCGAGTAACTGAGTGGGATGAGTTTGAATGGTCCAAGACTGCTATACACATTAGTGTCAGAAAGCAAACAAAATG GTGGTATGCAAAGAGGTTCTTGCACCCTGATATTGTAGCACGATATGATTATATATTCATCTGGGATGAAGACCTTGGGGTTGAGCATTTTAATGCCGAAGA GTACATAAAGCTGGTGAAGAAGCATGGCCTGGAGATTTCACAACCTGGCTTGGAACCAAACAAGGGGTTAACATGGCAGATGACAAAGAGAAGAGGAGATCTTGAAGTCCACAA GATAACAGAAGAAAAACCTGGATGGTGCTCAGATCCTCACCTCCCTCCATGTGCTGC ATTTGTCGAGATCATGGCTCCTGTATTTTCAAGAGATGCCTGGAGATGCGTGTGGCATATGATCCAG AATGATTTGGTTCACGGTTGGGGACTTGACTTTGCACTCAGAAGATGTGCTGAG CCTGCACACGAGAAGATAGGGGTAGTAGATTCTCAGTGGATCGTTCATCAAACTGTCCCTTCCCTTGGCAGCCAA GGTGAGGCAGTAGATGGAAAAGCGCCATGGCAAGGG GTGAGGGACAGATGCAAAAAGGAGTGGACCATGTTCCAGAGTAGAATGGCTAACGCAGAGAAGGATTATTTCAAATCTTTACAAGTTGAAGGCTCCTCCAATTCAACTGCAACTACCATTTAA